One stretch of Methylopila sp. 73B DNA includes these proteins:
- the secE gene encoding preprotein translocase subunit SecE — MAKTSPVEFIQEVGAETSKVVWPTRRETTITTVMVFVFVFVASVFFFFADMILRTVVTLILGIGQ; from the coding sequence ATGGCGAAAACCAGTCCTGTCGAGTTCATTCAAGAGGTGGGCGCCGAGACCTCGAAAGTGGTGTGGCCGACTCGTCGCGAGACGACGATCACCACCGTCATGGTGTTCGTGTTCGTGTTCGTGGCGAGCGTGTTTTTCTTTTTCGCCGACATGATCCTCCGCACCGTCGTCACGCTGATTCTGGGAATCGGACAATGA
- the tuf gene encoding elongation factor Tu has protein sequence MAKEKFARTKPHCNIGTIGHVDHGKTSLTAAITKVLAETGGATFTAYDQIDKAPEEKARGITISTAHVEYETANRHYAHVDCPGHADYVKNMITGAAQMDGAILVVSAADGPMPQTREHILLARQVGVPALVVFLNKCDLVDDEELLELVELEVRELLSKYDFPGDDIPIIKGSAVVALQGGDPKLGHDAVLELMKAVDAYIPQPERPIDQPFLMPVEDVFSISGRGTVVTGRVERGIVKVGEEVEIVGIKATVKTTVTGVEMFRKLLDQGQAGDNIGALLRGTKREDVERGQVLCKPGSVKPHTKFKAEAYILTKEEGGRHTPFFTNYRPQFYFRTTDVTGVVHLPEGTEMVMPGDNIAMEVHLIVPIAMEEKLRFAIREGGRTVGAGVVASIIE, from the coding sequence ATGGCCAAGGAAAAGTTCGCGCGGACGAAGCCGCATTGCAACATTGGGACGATTGGTCATGTTGACCATGGCAAGACGTCTCTGACGGCGGCGATCACGAAGGTTCTTGCTGAGACGGGCGGCGCGACGTTTACGGCGTACGACCAGATCGACAAGGCGCCGGAAGAGAAGGCGCGCGGCATCACGATCTCGACGGCGCACGTGGAGTACGAGACGGCGAACCGGCATTACGCGCACGTCGACTGCCCCGGCCACGCCGACTACGTGAAGAACATGATCACGGGCGCGGCGCAGATGGACGGCGCGATCCTGGTGGTTTCAGCGGCGGACGGCCCGATGCCGCAGACCCGCGAGCACATCCTGCTGGCGCGCCAGGTCGGCGTTCCGGCGCTGGTGGTGTTCCTGAACAAGTGCGACCTGGTGGACGACGAGGAGCTTCTGGAGCTGGTCGAGCTCGAGGTGCGCGAGCTTCTGTCGAAGTACGACTTCCCGGGCGACGACATTCCGATCATCAAGGGCTCGGCGGTCGTTGCGCTGCAGGGCGGCGACCCGAAGCTCGGCCATGACGCTGTGCTCGAGCTGATGAAGGCGGTGGACGCCTACATCCCGCAGCCGGAGCGGCCGATCGACCAGCCGTTCCTGATGCCGGTCGAGGACGTGTTCTCGATCTCGGGGCGCGGCACGGTTGTGACCGGCCGCGTTGAGCGCGGGATCGTGAAGGTCGGCGAGGAAGTCGAGATCGTCGGCATCAAGGCGACGGTGAAGACGACGGTGACGGGCGTCGAGATGTTCCGCAAGCTTCTGGACCAGGGCCAGGCGGGCGACAACATCGGGGCGCTGCTGCGCGGCACGAAGCGCGAGGACGTGGAGCGCGGGCAGGTCCTGTGCAAGCCGGGCTCTGTGAAGCCGCACACGAAGTTCAAGGCTGAGGCTTACATCCTCACCAAGGAGGAGGGCGGTCGTCACACGCCGTTCTTCACGAACTACCGTCCGCAGTTCTACTTCCGGACGACGGACGTGACAGGCGTGGTGCACCTCCCCGAGGGCACCGAGATGGTGATGCCGGGCGACAACATCGCGATGGAGGTGCACCTGATCGTGCCGATCGCGATGGAGGAGAAGCTGCGCTTCGCCATCCGCGAAGGCGGACGCACCGTCGGCGCAGGCGTCGTCGCTTCCATCATCGAGTGA
- the dnaE gene encoding DNA polymerase III subunit alpha, with protein MADGGLKGDLGFVHLHVRSSFSLLEGALTVAKIAAAAKADHMPAIALTDDNLFGALEFSEKMASAGVQPIIGMALDVEFADREERSGRPMKDAGRPLIVLLARSEAGYRNLMALGSRAFLESDVNEGPHATLAMLEAHRDGLIALSGGPEGPVDRMLLEGADDVAAARLQTLAALYGDGLYVELQRHGTANERSVEGALVDLAYAQGIPLVATNGARFAERSDHEAHDALICLAEGRVLAESERRQFTADHNLKSRAEMVRLFADLPEATANTVEIARRCAYRPRTMKPILPRFTVGDGVVDEAAELRRQAVEGLASRLAAHGPAPELDVETYERRLDFELGVIERMKFPGYFLIVADFIKWAKDQGIPVGPGRGSGAGSLVAYSLTITDLDPLRFGLLFERFLNPERVSMPDFDIDFCQDRREEVIRYVQARYGLDRVAQIITFGTLQARGVMRDVGRVLEMPYGQVDKLCKLVPQNPANPVTLKQAVADEPKLSEAREEDEKVGRMLDIALKLEGLYRHASTHAAGIVIGDRPLSELVPLYRDPRSDMPVTQFNMKWVEPAGLVKFDFLGLKTLTTLTTAVNLLKRRGVTVELDKIPLDDADTYAMLSRGETVGVFQLESAGMRRALADMKPDRFEDIIALVALYRPGPMANIPVYCARKHGQERPEYPHPKLEPILGETFGVIIYQEQVMQTAQSLAGYSLGEADLLRRAMGKKIRAEMDAQRERFVTGCVDNGIGKADSSTIFDLLAKFADYGFNKSHAAAYALVAYQTAYLKANHPVEFLAASMTLDMGSTDKLAEFRQEAIRLGIPVKPPCVNRSAVAFDVDDGAILYALAALKGVGGQAVEGLVAASRAKRFADLPDFARRLDAKALPKRALESLIQAGALDALEPDRARALACVEGIMGVASRTRDSAAVGQHDMFGGSADPIRPSPHESWSTGERLKREYDSVGFFLSGHPLDDYKPLLAKLRVRSYVDFVAAAKQGATAGRLAATVLARQERKTKSGNRMGVIMLSDPTGHYEAVIFSEGLAKHRDLLEPNTPVIVSVSAAVEGDEVRLRLESVEPLDRAAEKLQRSVRVFMRAPEPIDALAKRLEPGGDGEVAVVLMLEEGETEVEIRLPGRYRVSPQIAGALRTVPGVVAVEAA; from the coding sequence ATGGCCGACGGCGGACTGAAGGGCGATCTCGGCTTCGTCCATCTCCACGTGCGCTCGTCCTTCTCGCTGCTCGAAGGCGCGCTGACGGTCGCGAAGATCGCCGCAGCGGCGAAGGCCGACCACATGCCGGCGATCGCGCTCACCGACGACAACCTGTTCGGCGCGCTCGAGTTTTCTGAGAAGATGGCCTCGGCTGGCGTGCAGCCGATCATCGGCATGGCGCTTGACGTCGAGTTCGCCGACCGCGAGGAACGCTCCGGTCGCCCGATGAAGGACGCGGGCCGCCCTCTCATCGTGCTGCTTGCGCGCTCCGAGGCCGGCTACCGCAACCTGATGGCGCTCGGCAGCCGCGCCTTCCTCGAAAGCGACGTCAACGAAGGCCCGCACGCGACCCTCGCGATGCTTGAGGCGCACCGCGACGGGCTGATCGCGCTGAGCGGCGGCCCCGAGGGCCCTGTGGACCGCATGCTGCTGGAAGGCGCCGACGACGTCGCGGCCGCGCGCCTGCAGACGCTGGCGGCGCTCTATGGCGACGGCCTCTACGTGGAGCTCCAGCGCCACGGCACGGCGAACGAGCGTTCGGTGGAGGGGGCGCTGGTCGACCTCGCCTACGCCCAAGGGATTCCGCTGGTCGCGACCAACGGCGCGCGCTTCGCGGAACGAAGCGATCACGAGGCGCATGACGCGCTGATCTGCCTCGCCGAAGGCCGCGTGCTGGCGGAAAGCGAGCGTCGCCAGTTCACGGCCGACCACAATCTGAAGTCCCGCGCGGAGATGGTGCGGCTGTTCGCCGATCTGCCCGAGGCGACCGCCAACACCGTCGAGATCGCGCGCCGCTGCGCCTACCGGCCGCGCACCATGAAGCCGATCCTGCCGCGCTTCACGGTCGGCGACGGCGTCGTGGACGAGGCGGCCGAACTGCGCCGCCAGGCGGTCGAGGGCCTCGCCTCGCGCCTTGCGGCGCATGGGCCCGCCCCGGAGCTCGACGTCGAAACCTACGAGCGCCGCCTCGACTTCGAGCTCGGCGTCATCGAGCGGATGAAGTTCCCAGGCTACTTCCTGATCGTCGCCGACTTCATCAAATGGGCCAAGGACCAGGGCATCCCGGTCGGCCCCGGCCGCGGGTCGGGCGCGGGCTCGCTCGTCGCCTATTCGCTCACCATCACAGACCTCGATCCGCTGAGGTTCGGCCTGCTGTTCGAGCGCTTCCTAAATCCCGAGCGCGTGTCGATGCCGGACTTCGACATCGACTTCTGCCAGGACCGGCGCGAGGAGGTGATCCGCTACGTCCAGGCGCGCTACGGCCTCGACCGCGTCGCGCAGATCATCACCTTCGGCACGCTGCAGGCCCGCGGCGTGATGCGCGACGTGGGCCGCGTGCTCGAGATGCCCTACGGCCAGGTCGACAAGCTCTGCAAGCTCGTGCCGCAGAACCCCGCCAATCCCGTCACCTTGAAGCAGGCGGTCGCCGACGAGCCCAAGCTGTCGGAGGCGCGCGAGGAGGATGAGAAGGTCGGGCGCATGCTCGACATCGCGCTCAAGCTCGAGGGGCTTTACCGCCACGCCTCGACCCACGCCGCCGGCATCGTGATCGGCGACCGACCGCTGTCGGAGTTGGTGCCGCTCTACCGCGATCCGCGCTCCGACATGCCGGTCACCCAGTTCAACATGAAGTGGGTGGAGCCGGCGGGCCTCGTGAAGTTCGACTTCCTCGGCCTCAAGACGCTGACGACGCTGACGACCGCCGTGAACCTGCTGAAGCGGCGCGGGGTGACCGTGGAGCTCGACAAGATCCCGCTCGACGACGCCGACACCTACGCCATGCTGTCGCGCGGGGAGACGGTCGGCGTGTTCCAGCTGGAAAGCGCGGGGATGCGGCGCGCGCTGGCCGACATGAAGCCGGACCGGTTCGAGGACATCATCGCGCTCGTCGCGCTGTACCGGCCGGGCCCGATGGCCAACATCCCGGTGTACTGCGCTCGGAAGCACGGCCAGGAAAGGCCGGAGTATCCGCATCCCAAGCTCGAGCCGATCCTGGGAGAGACCTTTGGCGTCATCATCTACCAGGAGCAGGTGATGCAGACGGCGCAGTCGCTCGCCGGCTACTCGCTGGGCGAGGCCGACCTGCTGCGCCGGGCGATGGGCAAGAAGATTCGCGCAGAGATGGACGCCCAGCGCGAGCGCTTCGTCACGGGCTGCGTCGACAATGGCATCGGCAAGGCGGACTCCTCGACGATCTTCGACCTGCTCGCGAAGTTCGCGGACTACGGCTTCAACAAAAGCCACGCGGCGGCCTATGCGCTCGTCGCTTACCAGACCGCCTATCTCAAGGCGAACCACCCCGTGGAGTTCCTCGCGGCCTCGATGACCCTCGACATGGGCTCGACCGACAAGCTGGCGGAGTTCCGCCAGGAGGCGATCCGCCTCGGCATCCCGGTGAAGCCGCCGTGCGTCAACCGCTCCGCGGTCGCCTTCGACGTCGACGACGGCGCGATCCTCTATGCGCTGGCGGCGCTGAAGGGCGTCGGCGGCCAGGCCGTGGAAGGGTTGGTCGCCGCGAGCCGCGCCAAGCGCTTCGCGGACCTGCCGGACTTCGCCCGGCGGCTCGACGCCAAGGCGCTGCCCAAACGCGCGCTGGAGAGCCTGATCCAGGCCGGGGCGCTCGACGCGCTGGAGCCGGACCGGGCGCGGGCGCTCGCCTGCGTCGAAGGCATCATGGGCGTCGCCTCGCGCACCCGCGATTCGGCGGCGGTCGGCCAGCACGACATGTTCGGCGGTTCGGCGGACCCGATCCGCCCGTCGCCGCATGAGAGTTGGTCGACCGGCGAGCGCCTGAAACGCGAATACGACTCGGTCGGCTTCTTCCTCTCCGGCCATCCGCTCGACGACTACAAGCCGCTGCTCGCGAAGCTGCGGGTGCGCAGCTATGTCGACTTCGTCGCGGCTGCGAAACAGGGCGCGACGGCGGGGAGGCTCGCCGCCACCGTGCTCGCCCGTCAGGAGCGCAAGACCAAGTCCGGCAATCGCATGGGCGTGATCATGCTGTCCGATCCGACGGGCCACTACGAGGCCGTGATCTTTTCGGAAGGGCTCGCCAAGCATCGGGACCTGCTGGAGCCCAACACGCCGGTGATCGTCTCGGTCAGCGCCGCGGTGGAGGGCGACGAGGTCCGGCTGCGCTTGGAAAGCGTCGAGCCCTTGGACCGCGCGGCCGAGAAGCTGCAGCGGTCGGTGCGGGTCTTCATGCGGGCGCCGGAGCCGATCGACGCGCTGGCCAAGCGGCTCGAGCCCGGCGGCGACGGGGAGGTCGCGGTGGTGTTGATGCTCGAGGAGGGCGAGACCGAAGTCGAGATCCGCCTGCCGGGCCGTTACCGCGTGTCGCCCCAGATCGCCGGCGCGTTGCGAACGGTGCCCGGGGTCGTGGCGGTCGAGGCGGCCTGA
- a CDS encoding ABC transporter ATP-binding protein: MSDVDTHTDPQDDGGPGAPYEERPPLLVLDGVVRRYRQGEATLEVLAGASMVMNAGESIALIAPSGTGKSTLLHVAGLLERPDSGEVFLDGEPTSGLSDDARTAIRRNQIGFVYQFHHLLPEFSALENVVMPQLIRGLAPAEAESRARDLLGYLGLGKRLTHRPAELSGGEQQRVAIARAVANAPRLLFADEPTGNLDPTTSAHVFQTLTALARASGLSAMVATHNLDLAATLDRRVTLRDGVLVEV; encoded by the coding sequence ATGAGCGACGTCGACACCCACACCGATCCGCAGGACGACGGCGGCCCCGGGGCGCCCTACGAGGAGCGCCCGCCGCTGCTGGTGCTCGACGGCGTCGTGCGGCGCTACCGCCAGGGCGAGGCGACCCTCGAGGTGCTGGCCGGCGCCTCGATGGTGATGAACGCGGGCGAATCGATCGCGCTGATCGCGCCTTCGGGCACGGGCAAGTCGACGCTGCTGCACGTCGCCGGACTGCTGGAGCGGCCGGACAGCGGCGAGGTCTTTCTCGACGGCGAGCCGACCTCGGGCCTCTCCGACGACGCCCGCACCGCGATCCGCCGCAACCAGATCGGGTTCGTCTACCAGTTCCACCACCTGCTGCCGGAGTTCTCCGCGCTCGAAAACGTGGTGATGCCGCAGCTCATCCGCGGCCTCGCCCCCGCCGAGGCGGAGAGCCGCGCGAGGGACCTGCTCGGCTACCTCGGGCTTGGCAAGCGCCTGACCCACCGGCCGGCGGAGCTCTCCGGCGGCGAGCAGCAGCGCGTCGCCATCGCCCGCGCCGTCGCCAACGCGCCGCGTCTGCTGTTTGCGGACGAACCGACCGGCAACCTCGACCCGACCACCTCGGCGCATGTGTTCCAGACGCTGACCGCGCTCGCCCGCGCTTCGGGCCTCTCCGCCATGGTCGCGACCCACAACCTCGACCTCGCCGCGACGCTTGACCGCCGCGTGACCCTGCGCGACGGGGTGCTGGTGGAGGTGTGA
- a CDS encoding lipoprotein-releasing ABC transporter permease subunit: MTDARDAADGAAPGATRPFARFEWLIAGRYLRARRREGFISVIAGFSFLGITLGVATLIIVMAVMNGFRTELLSKILGINGHAVVQPIDGPLTDYLALADRLGKVDGVKYVIPQVEGQALVSSPSASGGVLVRGVRAQELGKLPLVSRTIREGTLEGFDDGEGLLIGRRLADQLGVRAGDTISLVTPRGAVTPMGVTPRIKGYRVAAIFEIGMSEYDAAIVFMPLGEAQAYFNREDDVSSMEIYLDDPDAIDRVKPELQAAAGRAVYLLDWRDRNKTFFSALEVERNVMFLILTLIVLVAALNIISGLIMLVKDKGRDIAILRTMGATSGAVMRIFLITGASIGVVGTLAGFALGMIVCVNIEAIRAFMAYLTGTELFSPEVYFLSQLPADPNLRETATVVLMALALSVLATLYPSWRAAKLDPVEALRYE, from the coding sequence ATGACCGACGCCCGCGACGCCGCCGACGGAGCCGCGCCCGGCGCGACGCGGCCCTTCGCCCGTTTCGAGTGGCTGATCGCGGGCCGCTACCTTCGCGCCCGTCGGCGCGAGGGCTTCATCTCGGTCATCGCCGGCTTCTCGTTCCTTGGCATCACGCTCGGCGTCGCCACGCTCATCATCGTGATGGCGGTGATGAACGGCTTCCGCACCGAGCTGCTCTCCAAGATCCTCGGCATCAACGGCCACGCCGTGGTGCAGCCCATCGACGGGCCGCTGACGGACTACCTCGCGCTGGCCGACCGGCTGGGGAAGGTCGACGGCGTGAAGTACGTCATTCCCCAGGTGGAGGGGCAGGCGCTGGTGTCCTCGCCCTCCGCCTCGGGCGGCGTGCTGGTGCGGGGCGTGCGCGCGCAGGAGCTCGGCAAGCTGCCGTTGGTCTCGCGGACCATCCGCGAGGGCACGCTGGAAGGCTTCGACGACGGGGAAGGGCTGCTGATCGGCCGCCGCCTCGCCGACCAGCTCGGCGTGCGCGCCGGCGACACCATCTCGCTCGTCACCCCGCGCGGCGCGGTGACGCCCATGGGCGTGACGCCGCGCATCAAGGGCTACCGCGTGGCGGCGATCTTCGAGATCGGCATGTCGGAGTACGACGCCGCGATCGTCTTCATGCCGCTTGGCGAGGCCCAGGCCTACTTCAACCGCGAGGACGACGTCTCCTCGATGGAGATCTACCTCGACGACCCCGACGCCATCGACAGGGTCAAGCCCGAGCTGCAGGCCGCCGCCGGCCGCGCCGTCTACCTGCTGGACTGGCGCGACCGCAACAAGACCTTCTTCTCGGCGCTGGAGGTGGAGCGGAACGTGATGTTTCTGATCCTCACGCTGATCGTGCTTGTGGCCGCGCTCAACATCATCTCCGGCTTGATCATGCTGGTGAAGGACAAGGGGCGCGACATCGCGATCCTTCGCACGATGGGCGCGACCAGCGGGGCGGTGATGCGGATCTTCCTCATCACCGGGGCCAGCATCGGCGTGGTCGGCACGCTGGCGGGCTTCGCCCTCGGCATGATCGTGTGCGTGAACATCGAGGCCATCCGCGCCTTCATGGCCTACCTCACCGGGACCGAACTGTTCTCGCCCGAGGTCTATTTCCTCAGCCAGCTGCCGGCGGACCCCAACCTGCGCGAGACCGCGACCGTGGTGCTGATGGCGCTGGCGCTCTCCGTGCTCGCCACGCTGTACCCTTCATGGCGCGCTGCCAAGCTCGATCCCGTGGAGGCGCTGCGCTACGAATGA
- the proS gene encoding proline--tRNA ligase encodes MRLSRYFMPILRDAPKEAEIVSHRLMLRAGMIRQEAAGIYAWLPLGLKVLNNICRVIREEQDRAGAIELMMPTIQLADLWRESGRYDAYGKEMLRIKDRHDREMLYGPTNEEMITEIFRSSVRSYKDLPKNLYHIQWKFRDEVRPRFGVMRSREFLMKDAYSFDLDKEAARTSYNRMFTAYLRTFARLGLKAIPMAADTGPIGGDLSHEFIILAKTGESAVFCHEDYLSFDTPGLDVDFDDAAGLQAIVDKWTSLYAATEEMHDEAKFAETPEASRLSARGIEVGHIFYFGTKYSEAMGAKVTGPDGKEVHVHMGSYGIGPSRLAAAIIEAGHDDAGIIWPDAVAPFKVGLVNLKPGDSACDAACEDLYAKLKGQGIDVLYDDTDDRAGAKFATMDLIGLPWRLVVGPKGLANGVVELKRRGPGAPEQLSVDAALNALTAS; translated from the coding sequence ATGCGCCTCAGCCGTTACTTCATGCCCATCCTGCGCGACGCGCCCAAGGAGGCGGAGATCGTCTCCCACCGCCTGATGCTGCGAGCGGGAATGATCCGGCAGGAGGCCGCCGGCATTTACGCCTGGCTGCCGCTCGGGCTGAAGGTGCTGAACAACATCTGCCGCGTGATCCGGGAGGAGCAGGACCGGGCCGGCGCGATCGAACTGATGATGCCGACCATCCAGCTGGCCGACCTGTGGCGCGAAAGCGGGCGGTACGACGCCTACGGCAAGGAGATGCTGCGCATCAAGGACCGGCACGATCGGGAGATGCTCTACGGGCCGACCAACGAGGAGATGATCACCGAGATCTTCCGCTCGAGCGTCCGCTCCTACAAGGACCTGCCGAAGAACCTCTACCATATCCAGTGGAAGTTCCGGGACGAGGTGCGGCCCCGCTTCGGCGTGATGCGCTCGCGCGAGTTCCTGATGAAGGACGCCTACTCCTTCGATCTCGACAAGGAGGCCGCCCGCACCTCCTACAACCGCATGTTCACGGCCTACCTCCGCACCTTCGCGCGGCTCGGGCTGAAGGCGATTCCGATGGCGGCCGACACCGGCCCGATCGGCGGCGACCTCTCCCACGAGTTCATCATCCTGGCGAAGACCGGCGAGAGCGCCGTGTTCTGCCACGAGGACTACCTGAGCTTCGACACGCCGGGGCTCGACGTCGACTTCGACGACGCGGCGGGCCTGCAGGCGATCGTGGACAAGTGGACCAGCCTCTACGCCGCGACCGAGGAGATGCACGACGAGGCGAAGTTCGCCGAGACGCCGGAGGCGAGCCGGCTTTCGGCCCGCGGCATCGAGGTCGGCCACATCTTCTACTTCGGGACGAAGTACTCCGAGGCCATGGGCGCCAAGGTGACCGGCCCCGACGGCAAGGAGGTCCATGTTCACATGGGCTCCTACGGCATCGGCCCATCGCGGCTCGCCGCCGCGATCATCGAGGCCGGCCATGACGACGCCGGAATCATCTGGCCGGATGCGGTCGCGCCGTTCAAGGTCGGGCTCGTGAACTTGAAGCCTGGGGATTCGGCCTGCGACGCGGCCTGCGAAGACCTCTACGCCAAGCTCAAAGGGCAGGGCATCGACGTGCTCTACGACGACACCGACGACCGGGCGGGCGCGAAGTTCGCGACCATGGACCTCATCGGCCTGCCCTGGCGCCTCGTCGTCGGGCCGAAGGGCCTTGCGAACGGCGTGGTGGAGCTGAAACGCCGCGGCCCGGGCGCGCCCGAGCAGCTGAGCGTCGACGCCGCCCTCAACGCGCTGACCGCGAGCTGA
- a CDS encoding DUF1467 family protein, which yields MIFPLVSWAAIYFVIWWITLFAILPFGMRTQFDAGEVIPGTEPSAPVRLRGWRIVGLTTLAATGVFLFVVWLLTQSHFTLDDVPFFPKFEQV from the coding sequence GTGATTTTCCCGCTGGTCAGCTGGGCGGCGATCTATTTCGTGATCTGGTGGATCACGCTGTTCGCGATTCTGCCCTTCGGCATGCGCACCCAGTTCGACGCCGGCGAAGTGATCCCCGGCACCGAGCCCAGCGCCCCGGTCCGCCTGCGCGGCTGGCGCATCGTGGGCTTAACCACGCTCGCCGCGACGGGGGTGTTCCTGTTCGTGGTCTGGCTGCTGACCCAAAGCCACTTCACGCTCGACGACGTGCCGTTCTTTCCCAAGTTCGAGCAGGTTTAG
- the mce gene encoding methylmalonyl-CoA epimerase, with translation MIGRLNHVAIAVPDLEAATAVYRDTLGAKVTPAADEPDHGVTVVFIELPNTKIELLAPLGANSPIQAFLDRAPAGGIHHVCYEVDDILVARDQLKAKGARVLGSGEPKIGAHGKPVLFLHPKDMLGTLVELEQA, from the coding sequence ATGATCGGCCGCCTGAACCACGTCGCCATCGCCGTGCCGGACCTCGAGGCCGCGACCGCGGTCTATCGCGACACGCTGGGCGCGAAGGTGACGCCCGCCGCCGACGAGCCGGACCACGGCGTGACGGTGGTCTTCATCGAACTGCCGAACACCAAGATCGAGCTGCTCGCGCCGCTCGGCGCGAACTCGCCGATCCAGGCCTTCCTCGACCGCGCGCCGGCCGGCGGTATCCACCATGTCTGCTACGAGGTGGACGACATCCTGGTCGCCCGCGACCAGCTGAAGGCCAAGGGCGCGCGCGTGCTGGGCTCCGGCGAGCCGAAGATCGGCGCCCACGGTAAGCCGGTGCTGTTCCTTCATCCGAAGGACATGCTGGGCACACTGGTGGAGCTCGAGCAGGCGTGA
- a CDS encoding ribonuclease J encodes MAQDLVFVPLGGVGEIGMNAGLYGFGEGRKRRWLMVDCGVTFGDQVTTPGVDLIMPDIRFAKAQGGALEAIILTHAHEDHYGALLDLWPQLKCPVYATPFAAGLLAAKRSAERDAPKIDVRVVAEGSRFPVGPFDVELISVAHSIPESTALAIRTPAGTVIHTGDWKIDRTPVLGRPTDEERFRAIGEEGVAAIVGDSTNALREGISRSESEVAESLAGLIKSAPGRVAVTTFASNVGRLRAVADAALAADRQVVLVGRAMARATDVARELGYLEGVPDFLSPDAFGYLPRNKVVALMTGSQGEPRAALARVAEGDHPEVTLAKGDRVIFSSRAIPGNEKAVGRIINKLVEGGADVITDRTHFVHVSGHPRQEELAMLYGWIKPQALVPVHGEEVHLDGHAEFAKAVGVPKVVRVRNGDIVRLAGGPVEIVDNVPTGRMLKDGRVMIYATEQTIPERRKLAFAGVVSIAVGFNERGEVAGEVSIRFTGLPPRDDEGTLMPEVLRDTVLDCLDGLSRQKRRDAGLVEKAIERAVRGELQTVWGKKPICHVSVVGV; translated from the coding sequence ATGGCGCAGGATCTGGTTTTCGTTCCCCTCGGCGGCGTCGGGGAGATCGGCATGAACGCCGGCCTCTACGGCTTCGGCGAGGGTCGCAAGCGGCGTTGGCTGATGGTCGACTGCGGCGTCACCTTCGGCGATCAGGTTACGACGCCCGGCGTCGACCTGATCATGCCGGACATCCGCTTCGCCAAGGCGCAGGGCGGGGCGCTCGAGGCGATCATCCTCACCCACGCCCATGAGGACCACTACGGCGCGCTGCTCGACCTCTGGCCGCAGCTGAAGTGCCCGGTCTACGCCACGCCCTTCGCGGCCGGCCTCCTGGCCGCCAAGCGCTCGGCCGAGCGCGACGCCCCGAAGATCGACGTGCGCGTGGTGGCCGAAGGCTCGCGCTTCCCCGTCGGGCCGTTCGACGTCGAGCTGATCTCCGTCGCGCATTCGATCCCGGAATCGACCGCGCTCGCGATCCGCACCCCGGCCGGCACGGTGATCCACACCGGCGACTGGAAGATCGACCGCACGCCGGTGCTCGGCCGTCCCACCGACGAGGAGCGCTTCCGCGCGATCGGCGAGGAGGGCGTCGCCGCGATCGTCGGCGATTCGACCAACGCGCTGCGCGAAGGCATCTCGCGGTCCGAGTCCGAGGTCGCGGAGAGTCTTGCGGGCCTCATCAAGTCCGCCCCGGGGCGCGTCGCCGTCACCACCTTCGCCTCCAACGTCGGCCGCCTGCGCGCGGTCGCCGACGCGGCGCTCGCCGCCGACCGCCAGGTGGTGCTGGTCGGCCGCGCCATGGCGCGCGCCACCGACGTCGCCCGCGAGCTCGGCTATCTCGAGGGCGTTCCGGACTTCCTCAGCCCCGACGCCTTCGGCTACCTGCCGCGCAACAAGGTCGTCGCGCTCATGACCGGCAGCCAGGGCGAGCCGCGCGCCGCGCTCGCCCGCGTCGCCGAGGGCGACCATCCGGAAGTCACCCTCGCCAAGGGCGACCGGGTGATCTTCTCCTCGCGCGCCATCCCCGGCAACGAGAAGGCGGTCGGCCGTATCATCAACAAGCTCGTCGAGGGCGGCGCGGACGTCATCACCGACCGCACCCACTTCGTCCACGTCTCCGGCCATCCCCGGCAGGAGGAGCTCGCCATGCTCTACGGCTGGATCAAGCCGCAGGCGCTGGTTCCGGTCCACGGCGAAGAGGTCCACCTCGACGGCCACGCGGAGTTCGCGAAGGCGGTCGGCGTGCCCAAGGTCGTGCGGGTCCGCAACGGCGACATCGTGCGCCTCGCGGGCGGGCCGGTCGAGATCGTGGACAACGTCCCCACCGGGCGGATGCTCAAGGACGGCCGCGTGATGATCTACGCGACCGAGCAGACCATCCCCGAGCGCCGCAAGCTCGCCTTCGCCGGCGTCGTGTCGATCGCGGTCGGCTTCAACGAGCGCGGCGAAGTGGCGGGCGAGGTCTCGATCCGCTTCACCGGCCTGCCGCCGCGCGACGACGAGGGCACCCTGATGCCCGAGGTGCTGCGCGACACGGTGCTGGACTGCCTCGACGGCCTGTCGCGCCAGAAGCGACGCGACGCCGGCCTGGTCGAGAAGGCGATCGAGCGCGCCGTCCGCGGCGAGCTGCAGACGGTATGGGGCAAAAAGCCAATATGCCACGTCAGCGTGGTGGGGGTATGA